One part of the Sneathia vaginalis genome encodes these proteins:
- the glmS gene encoding glutamine--fructose-6-phosphate transaminase (isomerizing) produces the protein MCGIVGYFGDKKASDIILDGLSKLEYRGYDSAGIAVISDGEIKSRKHKGKLSVLVESLKKEDIFGHVGIGHTRWATHGAPSDVNSHPHFNNDKSIAVVHNGIIENYQELKKELEEKGAKFVSSTDTEVVAHLISLYYTGSLKEAVYKATKRLEGSYALGVICKNNPEELVAVRKSSPLILGLGENEYFIASDIPAILKYTREVVYLEDHDLVVINRSGVSIYDEQMNKVKREVNHVEWDIQAATKGGYDFFMDKEIHEQKEAVKNTIEKSLLNLREINIDFSDIDKIYIVACGTAYNAGTIGKYYFQEYLNKPVYTDIASEFRYNKQFIDQHTLVILVSQSGETADTLAVLRKVKEHGCKVLAVTNVVGSTISREADNVFYTFAGPEIAVASTKAYTTQIVSLYLIARYFSTTKEEYEDVLKEAVKICPLIDEVLEKEKDIKEIARKFINAKSIFYLGRSIDHALANEGALKLKEISYIHAESFAAGELKHGTIALIENMTPVVAIMTQKDLYDKMLSNIQEVKARGAYIVAVTNDNEKIKFADDTIQIPEFCQMLTPILAVIPLQILAYYTSYLKGYDVDKPRNLAKSVTVE, from the coding sequence ATGTGCGGAATAGTAGGATATTTCGGAGACAAAAAAGCAAGTGACATAATTCTTGATGGATTATCAAAATTAGAATATAGGGGTTATGACTCAGCAGGTATCGCTGTAATTAGTGATGGAGAAATTAAATCAAGAAAACACAAAGGTAAATTAAGTGTTTTAGTTGAAAGTTTAAAAAAAGAAGATATATTTGGTCATGTTGGAATAGGTCATACAAGATGGGCAACACATGGTGCACCATCTGATGTAAATTCACATCCACATTTTAATAATGACAAGAGTATAGCTGTTGTACATAATGGGATAATAGAAAATTATCAAGAGTTAAAAAAAGAATTGGAAGAAAAAGGTGCAAAATTTGTTTCAAGTACAGATACAGAAGTAGTTGCACATCTAATATCATTGTATTATACAGGATCACTAAAAGAAGCTGTGTATAAGGCAACAAAGAGACTAGAAGGTAGTTATGCATTAGGAGTAATTTGTAAGAATAATCCAGAAGAATTAGTTGCTGTTAGAAAATCATCACCATTAATCTTAGGTTTAGGTGAAAATGAGTATTTTATAGCCTCTGATATACCAGCAATATTAAAATACACAAGAGAAGTTGTGTACTTAGAAGATCATGATTTGGTAGTGATAAATAGAAGTGGTGTAAGTATATATGACGAACAAATGAATAAAGTAAAAAGAGAAGTTAATCATGTAGAATGGGATATACAAGCTGCAACTAAGGGTGGATATGATTTTTTTATGGATAAAGAAATACATGAACAAAAAGAAGCAGTGAAAAATACCATAGAAAAAAGTTTGTTAAACCTTAGAGAAATTAATATAGATTTTAGTGATATTGATAAGATATATATAGTAGCATGTGGAACTGCATATAACGCAGGTACAATAGGTAAGTATTACTTCCAAGAATACTTGAATAAGCCAGTATATACAGATATCGCATCAGAATTTAGATACAATAAGCAATTTATAGACCAACACACCCTAGTTATACTAGTAAGTCAATCTGGAGAAACTGCAGATACTTTAGCAGTGTTAAGAAAAGTTAAAGAACATGGTTGTAAAGTCTTAGCAGTAACAAATGTAGTTGGTTCTACAATATCAAGAGAAGCAGATAATGTATTCTATACATTTGCAGGTCCAGAAATTGCAGTTGCATCAACTAAAGCGTATACTACACAAATAGTATCATTATACTTAATTGCAAGATATTTCTCTACTACAAAGGAAGAATATGAAGATGTTCTTAAAGAAGCAGTTAAAATATGTCCTTTAATTGATGAAGTATTAGAAAAAGAAAAAGATATCAAAGAAATTGCAAGAAAGTTTATTAACGCTAAGAGTATATTCTATTTAGGTAGATCAATAGACCATGCATTAGCAAATGAAGGAGCATTAAAGCTAAAAGAAATTTCATACATTCATGCAGAAAGTTTTGCAGCTGGTGAATTAAAACATGGGACTATAGCATTAATTGAAAATATGACACCAGTAGTTGCAATAATGACGCAAAAAGACTTGTATGACAAGATGTTATCTAATATACAAGAAGTTAAGGCAAGAGGAGCATATATTGTAGCAGTTACAAATGACAATGAAAAGATAAAGTTTGCAGATGACACAATACAAATACCAGAATTTTGTCAAATGTTAACACCAATATTAGCAGTAATACCATTACAAATACTTGCATATTACACATCATACCTAAAAGGTTATGACGTAGATAAACCAAGAAATTTAGCTAAGTCAGTTACGGTGGAATAA
- a CDS encoding uracil-DNA glycosylase — translation MKWEDILKDEYNKEYFLNLKNFLEQEYGKYTVFPKKSDIFKSLKLTEYEDTRVVILGQDPYHDDNQANGLAFSVNDGIKLPPSLVNIYKEIESEYQCKVNRRGNLEYLARQGVLLLNTVLTVRAHNANSHKDMGWEIFTDKIIEKLNEREDPVIFVLWGNNAIKKEKLINKGRHYVLTAAHPSPLSAYRGFFGCNHFKKINEILRYLNKEEIKWT, via the coding sequence ATGAAGTGGGAAGATATATTAAAAGATGAGTACAATAAGGAATATTTTCTAAATCTAAAAAATTTTTTAGAACAAGAATACGGAAAATATACAGTATTTCCTAAAAAATCTGATATATTTAAGTCATTAAAATTAACGGAATATGAGGATACAAGGGTTGTGATATTAGGACAAGATCCATATCATGATGATAATCAAGCAAATGGGCTAGCATTTTCTGTTAATGATGGAATAAAGTTACCACCATCATTAGTGAATATATATAAGGAGATAGAGAGTGAATATCAGTGTAAAGTAAATAGAAGGGGTAATTTAGAGTATTTAGCAAGACAAGGAGTCCTACTATTAAACACGGTATTAACTGTAAGAGCACATAATGCAAATTCGCATAAAGATATGGGCTGGGAAATATTTACTGATAAGATAATTGAAAAATTAAATGAAAGAGAAGATCCAGTGATATTTGTATTATGGGGTAATAATGCAATAAAAAAAGAAAAGTTGATAAATAAGGGAAGACACTATGTGTTAACTGCAGCACACCCAAGTCCTTTATCAGCATATCGTGGATTTTTTGGCTGTAATCATTTTAAGAAGATAAATGAAATATTAAGATATTTGAATAAGGAAGAAATTAAGTGGACATAG
- a CDS encoding UDP-N-acetylmuramoyl-L-alanyl-D-glutamate--2,6-diaminopimelate ligase, with the protein MFENVEYTLLQKGKDFEFKSIEYDSRKIEKGDIFVAMKGFNTDGNNYVEKAIQNGAVCILTDEKEHDVKKYPDITFYYIPDLRKHLGVICANLYNHPEKKLKIIGVTGTNGKTTSTYILENVLPNSSRIGTTNYRVGDKYYEAHNTTPESMDIIKLMDESVKKGIEYFLMEVSSHALALGRVDMLKFDGAIFTNLTQDHLDYHKTFENYFKAKCHLIDLLKDNSKISVNIDDKYIKTIKSDKLNTFGVENGDIRGKVISYTTSGMNVEIKVKNEVKRFHTKLIGAYNLYNILGVVSVLVNLGIDFSYIVDRISKMEPVVGRFELIENNLGARIVVDYAHTPDGLENVLKTLKGITDGKMYAVFGAGGDRDKTKRPIMGKIACKYADYILITSDNPRTEYPISIMNDIEKGIIEAKYTNYTKIEKREEAIQKAVSLLKSGDSLIIAGKGHETYQIIGKTTRYFSDKEEVKKCLK; encoded by the coding sequence ATGTTTGAAAACGTTGAATATACATTATTACAAAAAGGAAAAGATTTTGAATTTAAGTCAATAGAATATGATTCAAGAAAAATTGAAAAAGGTGATATATTTGTTGCTATGAAAGGTTTTAATACTGATGGTAATAACTATGTAGAAAAAGCTATACAAAATGGAGCTGTATGTATATTAACTGATGAGAAAGAGCATGATGTAAAAAAATATCCAGATATCACTTTTTACTATATCCCAGATTTAAGAAAGCATTTGGGTGTAATATGTGCTAATTTATACAACCATCCAGAAAAGAAATTAAAGATAATAGGTGTAACAGGGACTAATGGTAAGACAACAAGTACATATATATTAGAAAATGTATTACCTAATAGTTCAAGAATAGGTACTACAAATTACAGAGTTGGTGATAAATATTATGAAGCACATAATACAACACCTGAGTCTATGGATATAATAAAGTTGATGGATGAGAGTGTAAAAAAAGGTATAGAATATTTTCTGATGGAAGTAAGTTCACATGCACTTGCATTAGGACGTGTGGATATGTTGAAGTTTGATGGTGCGATATTTACTAATTTAACACAAGACCATCTAGATTATCACAAAACATTTGAAAACTATTTCAAAGCAAAATGTCATTTAATAGACTTATTAAAAGATAATAGCAAGATAAGCGTCAATATTGATGACAAGTACATTAAGACTATTAAATCAGATAAGCTTAATACTTTTGGAGTAGAAAATGGAGATATACGTGGTAAGGTAATAAGCTATACAACAAGTGGAATGAATGTAGAGATAAAGGTAAAAAATGAAGTAAAAAGATTTCACACAAAATTAATTGGAGCATATAATCTGTATAACATATTAGGGGTTGTATCTGTTCTTGTTAATTTAGGAATTGATTTCTCATATATAGTAGACAGAATTTCAAAAATGGAACCAGTGGTAGGAAGATTTGAGCTTATAGAAAACAATCTAGGAGCAAGAATAGTTGTAGATTATGCACATACACCAGATGGTTTAGAAAATGTTTTAAAGACATTAAAAGGTATAACTGATGGTAAGATGTATGCAGTATTTGGTGCAGGTGGAGATAGAGATAAAACAAAACGCCCTATAATGGGTAAAATTGCCTGCAAATATGCTGACTATATCCTAATAACCTCAGATAATCCTAGAACAGAATACCCTATTAGCATTATGAATGACATAGAAAAAGGAATAATAGAGGCAAAATATACCAACTATACTAAAATTGAAAAAAGAGAAGAAGCTATACAAAAGGCAGTATCCTTACTAAAAAGTGGAGATTCTCTAATAATAGCTGGTAAAGGACATGAAACATATCAAATAATTGGTAAAACAACAAGATATTTTTCAGACAAAGAAGAAGTAAAAAAATGTTTAAAATAA
- a CDS encoding extracellular solute-binding protein — translation MKRVAKIFMVAMLFIVSFSCGSKKTNEVNIYTWTYFIPDEIIQGFEKETGIKVNISYYDNNDTLLTKLFTGRTQYDIISPSTDYVDILIKKGLLEKLDKKKLGDTFKNLDADNLNLYEYAKGYDDGLNYSLPYGFFATGITVNTKVLGKDFKRDLSIFEDEKYKGSMTMLDDGREVIGMILQNLGYPSNSKDDKQLEEVKNILLKYKKNLAKFDSTTFGKSLATGEFVVSHGYPDVFYETNEEEQKNFMYFLPKGAMMYIDNMAILKEAPNKENAYKFLEYLYRPENYAKYVELFRQVPVIKGTEKYTNVKPIVSASEVVKNAKLPLSLDEEAKEKQDRIWNEVKLAK, via the coding sequence TTGAAAAGAGTAGCAAAAATTTTTATGGTAGCTATGTTATTCATTGTTAGCTTCTCATGTGGGAGTAAGAAAACAAATGAAGTCAATATTTACACTTGGACGTATTTCATTCCTGATGAAATAATACAAGGTTTTGAAAAAGAAACTGGTATAAAGGTCAATATTAGTTATTATGACAACAATGACACGCTATTAACCAAGTTATTTACAGGAAGAACACAATACGATATAATATCCCCATCTACAGATTATGTTGATATTTTGATTAAAAAAGGCTTATTAGAAAAACTTGATAAGAAAAAATTAGGGGATACATTTAAAAACTTAGATGCTGATAACCTAAATCTATATGAATATGCTAAGGGTTATGACGATGGGTTAAATTATTCATTACCATATGGTTTTTTTGCGACAGGTATTACAGTAAATACTAAGGTATTAGGTAAAGATTTTAAAAGAGATTTAAGTATTTTTGAAGATGAAAAATACAAGGGTTCAATGACAATGTTAGATGATGGACGTGAGGTTATAGGAATGATACTACAAAATCTAGGGTATCCATCAAATTCTAAAGATGATAAACAATTAGAAGAAGTAAAAAACATTTTATTGAAATACAAGAAGAACTTAGCTAAGTTTGATAGTACAACATTTGGTAAATCATTAGCAACAGGAGAATTTGTTGTTTCACATGGATATCCAGATGTGTTCTATGAAACAAATGAAGAAGAACAAAAAAACTTTATGTATTTCTTACCTAAGGGAGCTATGATGTATATAGACAATATGGCTATACTAAAAGAAGCACCTAATAAAGAAAATGCATATAAGTTTTTAGAATATTTATACAGACCAGAAAATTATGCAAAATATGTTGAACTATTTAGACAAGTACCAGTAATTAAGGGAACAGAAAAATATACTAATGTAAAACCAATTGTTAGTGCTAGTGAAGTAGTTAAAAATGCTAAATTACCATTAAGTCTTGATGAAGAAGCAAAAGAAAAACAAGATAGAATATGGAATGAGGTAAAGTTAGCAAAGTAG
- a CDS encoding YadA family autotransporter adhesin, protein MINNVALNNDGILIGTDAKVDGYLGHPGSIAIGKSAYAETFFGVREQILNFKRTTFNKTGYNAAYPYDIDKIDTPIAIGRNSYASSGSVVLGQHTYTGKIGDINIESMKDGASNRVKGIGIYSTVVGTNSFANGTLSTLSGAYSIMTSQYEGEDNEGVNLGKGVANHNLNLGALINGSLNSIESNEGANGAEIDKYSGIANSVVGFANRANNSNGTMIFGAGNEITNSVDEIGNYDVCGQDVEKYPNSVKELAENLRKQYSDGNVGGSTLVFGSGNKVDYAKYANIAGSKNTITGTKDKKSENNIVNGNDNEIIEASNNIVYGTKYRIKKKSPQTQTRSTQDTGTQTEDPNGNILFGHNDEYVDITVKNTIAIGGNIKPNLDNSVYLGTKSMESKEANTLWRKENRDRSYKGYAGFDHIGGIVTVGNDTLTRVIQNVAPGLISATSTDAINGSQLYKYVAKQSINVKAGDKIINVKLGDTLELKGNGIDISVDDKQPQTTQSNTTPQPAPSTSQEHTATFEAKGNVGGSDTFGYKYRDDKGKETELKEGPDGKLYTDEFLQNNEYKNNKWVKKGTTEDSILKDNRYDKNNEKVILSTKYGKIITDVADGIKAKDAVNVSQLNAVRTKVEKNTSDIQQLQKDVKEVDKKSDLALGGVSNAVAMANLPQVMGDKKFNLAASYGYYGGSHAVAIGFSGTNDKQNFIYKLSGSVNNKGNLAFGIGAGVMLGEVNNKDKKIEDLTKENKEIKENLRNQSAEIQELKEIVKRLMRK, encoded by the coding sequence ATGATAAATAATGTTGCTCTTAATAATGATGGTATATTAATAGGTACAGATGCAAAGGTTGACGGATATTTAGGACATCCAGGAAGTATAGCTATAGGTAAAAGTGCATATGCAGAAACATTTTTTGGTGTAAGAGAGCAAATATTAAACTTTAAAAGAACAACATTTAATAAAACTGGATATAACGCTGCATATCCGTATGATATAGATAAAATAGATACTCCTATTGCTATAGGTAGAAATAGTTATGCAAGTTCAGGTAGTGTTGTTTTAGGACAACATACATATACAGGCAAAATTGGTGATATAAATATAGAATCAATGAAAGATGGTGCCAGCAATAGAGTTAAAGGAATAGGAATATATTCTACAGTAGTTGGAACAAACAGTTTTGCTAATGGGACATTATCAACTTTATCGGGAGCTTATTCGATTATGACTTCACAATATGAAGGAGAAGATAATGAAGGTGTTAATTTAGGAAAGGGTGTTGCTAATCATAATCTAAATTTAGGGGCATTAATAAACGGTTCATTAAATAGTATAGAATCTAATGAAGGTGCTAATGGTGCAGAAATTGATAAATATTCAGGTATAGCAAATTCTGTTGTTGGTTTTGCAAATAGAGCAAACAATTCTAATGGAACTATGATATTTGGTGCAGGTAACGAAATAACAAATTCTGTTGATGAAATAGGTAACTATGATGTATGTGGACAAGATGTAGAAAAATATCCTAACTCAGTAAAAGAATTAGCCGAAAATTTAAGAAAACAATATAGTGATGGTAATGTAGGAGGTTCAACTCTAGTATTTGGTAGTGGAAATAAGGTAGATTATGCGAAATATGCTAATATAGCAGGAAGTAAAAATACGATAACAGGAACTAAAGATAAAAAATCAGAAAATAATATAGTAAATGGTAATGATAATGAAATTATCGAAGCATCAAATAATATAGTTTATGGAACAAAGTATAGAATTAAAAAGAAAAGTCCTCAAACTCAAACAAGATCTACACAAGATACTGGAACACAAACAGAAGATCCAAATGGAAATATACTATTTGGACATAATGATGAATATGTAGATATAACAGTAAAAAATACTATTGCAATAGGAGGTAATATTAAGCCTAATTTAGATAATTCAGTATATTTAGGTACAAAAAGTATGGAATCAAAAGAAGCTAATACATTATGGAGAAAAGAAAATAGAGATCGATCATATAAAGGTTATGCAGGCTTTGACCATATTGGTGGTATAGTTACAGTAGGTAACGATACATTAACACGTGTTATACAAAATGTAGCACCAGGATTAATATCAGCTACATCAACAGATGCAATTAATGGTTCACAACTATATAAATATGTTGCTAAGCAATCTATAAATGTAAAAGCAGGAGATAAAATTATAAACGTTAAATTGGGAGATACTTTAGAGTTAAAAGGAAATGGTATTGATATATCAGTAGATGATAAACAACCTCAAACAACACAATCTAATACTACACCACAACCAGCACCTTCTACATCACAAGAACATACAGCAACCTTTGAAGCAAAAGGAAATGTTGGAGGTTCAGATACATTTGGGTATAAGTATAGAGATGATAAAGGTAAAGAAACAGAATTAAAAGAAGGTCCTGATGGTAAGCTATATACTGATGAATTTTTACAAAATAATGAATACAAGAATAATAAATGGGTTAAAAAAGGAACAACAGAAGATAGTATACTTAAAGATAACCGATACGACAAAAACAATGAAAAAGTAATTTTAAGCACAAAATATGGTAAGATAATTACTGATGTAGCTGATGGTATCAAAGCTAAAGATGCAGTAAATGTAAGTCAATTAAATGCTGTTAGAACAAAAGTAGAAAAGAATACTAGTGATATACAACAACTACAAAAAGATGTTAAAGAAGTAGATAAGAAATCAGACCTAGCTTTAGGTGGAGTATCAAATGCAGTGGCTATGGCTAATCTACCACAAGTAATGGGAGATAAGAAGTTTAATTTAGCTGCATCTTATGGATATTATGGTGGTTCTCATGCAGTAGCTATTGGATTTAGTGGAACAAATGACAAGCAAAACTTTATCTACAAATTAAGTGGATCAGTAAATAATAAGGGAAATCTTGCCTTTGGTATTGGTGCTGGAGTAATGCTTGGAGAAGTTAATAATAAGGATAAGAAGATTGAGGACTTAACTAAAGAAAACAAAGAAATTAAAGAAAATTTGAGAAATCAAAGTGCTGAAATACAAGAGTTAAAAGAAATTGTAAAAAGATTAATGAGAAAATGA
- a CDS encoding MFS transporter, giving the protein MFLLSDVFSIMGRTLFDIAFLIYASKFENAKLAVSIVSIITTLPYATDFILGYMADKEDKKVSRLIHNKVLQTILFLAFSIIVFFKPSWYVFFAIVLINVVADVFGGYNSYLSLSIYYKIVEEKDLEKAFAFNNSISTTVSLVSKFMGVMIIEVIAYNYSVFGIINSSLYFVSFLLMYINRSRLKSVKFNIKKKEKITAKRFLKDTIENLKIIRSNKKIYRFVLLFAILNLYSSGMYAIFLLVILDTPNLLVGNYANTLTVTQALETIFMIVAGVYIIPIYRKVDIVRMTFIEIIFFILYVLNILFLQNVYALLILVSISGYLAGVSNPKLTTFLLKEVPEDKQTSIFSIYGTIVTLTVPLGTIIFTFLSNVIGNMFTISILLAVLVFSLLYTYTFILNEKQKYSPKI; this is encoded by the coding sequence ATATTTTTACTATCAGATGTTTTTTCTATAATGGGGAGGACATTATTTGATATAGCGTTTTTGATATATGCTTCTAAATTTGAAAATGCTAAACTTGCAGTTAGTATTGTATCCATAATTACAACATTACCCTATGCCACAGATTTTATACTAGGCTATATGGCTGATAAGGAAGACAAGAAGGTAAGTAGACTTATACATAATAAAGTGTTGCAAACAATCCTATTTCTAGCATTTTCGATAATAGTATTCTTTAAGCCTAGCTGGTACGTGTTTTTTGCCATAGTCTTAATTAACGTAGTAGCAGATGTATTTGGAGGGTATAATTCATATTTATCATTATCTATATATTACAAGATAGTTGAAGAAAAAGATCTAGAAAAGGCTTTTGCTTTTAATAATTCTATATCTACAACAGTTTCATTGGTTTCTAAGTTTATGGGAGTTATGATTATTGAAGTTATAGCATACAATTATTCTGTATTTGGGATAATAAATTCCTCTTTGTATTTTGTAAGTTTTTTACTAATGTATATTAATAGAAGTAGACTTAAAAGTGTAAAGTTTAATATAAAAAAGAAAGAAAAAATAACAGCTAAAAGATTTTTAAAAGATACTATAGAAAATTTAAAGATTATAAGATCAAATAAAAAGATATATAGATTTGTACTGCTATTTGCAATACTTAATCTATATTCTTCAGGAATGTATGCAATCTTTTTATTAGTAATTTTAGATACTCCTAACTTATTAGTAGGTAATTATGCTAATACATTAACTGTTACACAAGCTCTAGAAACAATTTTTATGATAGTAGCAGGTGTATATATTATACCGATTTATAGGAAGGTTGATATAGTTAGGATGACATTTATTGAAATAATATTTTTCATACTTTATGTATTAAATATACTATTTTTACAAAATGTATATGCCCTATTAATACTAGTTAGTATCTCTGGTTATTTAGCAGGTGTATCTAATCCTAAATTAACAACATTCCTATTAAAAGAAGTGCCTGAAGATAAACAAACATCAATATTTAGTATATATGGAACTATAGTAACATTAACTGTACCTTTAGGTACGATAATATTTACATTTTTATCTAATGTAATAGGAAATATGTTTACAATATCTATACTTTTAGCAGTATTAGTATTTTCTCTTTTATACACTTACACTTTCATTTTGAATGAAAAACAAAAATATTCTCCCAAAATCTGA
- a CDS encoding ATP-dependent helicase codes for MNILDNLNDMQRKASEKIDGPSLILAGAGSGKTRTVTYKIAHMVKECNIDPESILALTFTNKAANEMKERIHDLIGEDANKMIISTFHSFSVRMLRIYGKSIGFTSNFNIYDADDSKSLIKKIVKNLNYAQTPSSFYTRISKSKENGVTVKNFENEIDLKIKDNREFYEVLKQYQETLIKNNCMDFTDILLNCKALLDDNTVLEKIQNKFKYILVDEYQDTNNIQYQIVTKLAKKYKNLCVVGDEDQSIYAFRGADINNILNFKKDYPNALIVKLEQNYRSTSNILNLANSVISKNTSSLGKALWTKNDTGKLPNLYEATDPYDEARHICEIIKESKEKYGNFTILYRMNAQSRVLEQELNRNGINCKVYGGLSFYQRKEVKDLLSYLMFLNNPEDVVSFERCISNPKRKIGSKTQEKIISFARDNGISLLDAMQYDNTSKVKDFYNLMSDLYDKKDNIMLSGLMQEIIEKTHYLEYVATLDNPDEKRANVYELLNSIKEAQKVDENLTLDEYLTFTSLSSTTDSINEDNIVKLMTIHSSKGLEFNTVFLAGFESNLFPTNSNLNDISSLEEERRLCYVAITRAKKELYLSYCKNRTFNGLTENFKSVSHFYYDMDKKYIEHVNAKKNTENVSEHIIENFNPVRNKKQTVETAFSTFKVGQTVNHLAYGRGTIKKIDDKSLTIDFIIGEKKISLLLADRFLK; via the coding sequence ATGAATATATTAGACAATTTAAATGACATGCAAAGAAAAGCTAGTGAAAAAATAGATGGACCTTCCCTTATACTAGCTGGAGCTGGTAGTGGTAAGACAAGAACCGTAACATACAAAATCGCACATATGGTAAAAGAATGCAATATAGATCCAGAATCTATCCTAGCACTTACATTTACTAATAAGGCTGCTAATGAAATGAAAGAAAGAATTCATGATTTAATAGGCGAAGATGCTAATAAGATGATAATTTCTACTTTCCACTCATTCTCAGTTAGAATGCTTAGAATCTATGGTAAAAGCATTGGTTTCACAAGTAATTTCAATATCTATGATGCTGATGACTCAAAAAGTTTAATTAAGAAAATCGTAAAAAATTTAAACTATGCACAAACACCTTCTAGCTTTTACACAAGAATTTCAAAATCTAAAGAAAATGGCGTTACAGTTAAAAATTTTGAAAATGAAATAGACTTAAAAATTAAGGATAATAGAGAATTCTATGAAGTCCTAAAACAATATCAAGAAACATTGATAAAAAACAACTGTATGGATTTTACAGATATACTATTAAATTGTAAAGCCTTACTAGATGACAATACTGTCTTAGAAAAAATACAAAATAAGTTTAAATATATATTGGTTGATGAATACCAAGATACAAACAATATACAATATCAAATCGTGACAAAATTAGCTAAAAAATACAAAAATCTATGTGTCGTAGGTGATGAAGATCAAAGTATTTATGCATTCCGTGGTGCTGATATAAATAACATATTAAATTTCAAAAAAGATTACCCAAATGCATTGATAGTAAAATTAGAACAAAACTATAGATCTACATCTAACATATTAAATCTTGCAAATTCTGTTATCTCTAAAAACACATCATCACTTGGTAAGGCTTTATGGACAAAAAATGATACTGGTAAATTACCTAATCTTTATGAAGCAACAGACCCCTATGATGAAGCAAGACATATTTGTGAAATAATAAAGGAATCAAAAGAAAAATATGGTAATTTCACAATTCTTTACAGAATGAATGCTCAATCACGTGTATTAGAACAAGAACTAAATAGAAATGGTATAAATTGTAAGGTATATGGAGGATTATCATTCTATCAAAGAAAAGAAGTAAAAGACCTTTTATCGTACCTTATGTTTTTAAATAACCCTGAGGATGTTGTTAGTTTTGAACGTTGTATTTCAAATCCAAAAAGAAAAATCGGAAGTAAGACACAAGAAAAAATAATATCTTTTGCAAGGGATAACGGTATCAGTCTATTAGATGCTATGCAATATGATAATACAAGTAAAGTAAAAGATTTTTATAACTTAATGAGTGACTTATACGATAAAAAAGATAATATAATGTTAAGTGGTTTAATGCAAGAAATTATCGAAAAAACTCACTATTTAGAATATGTTGCTACACTTGATAATCCTGATGAAAAAAGAGCTAATGTATATGAATTATTAAATTCAATAAAAGAAGCACAAAAAGTTGATGAAAATCTTACACTAGATGAATATTTAACTTTCACATCATTATCTAGTACAACAGATAGTATTAATGAAGATAATATAGTAAAACTTATGACTATACACAGCTCAAAAGGTCTTGAATTTAACACAGTCTTTTTAGCTGGTTTTGAATCTAATTTATTCCCTACTAATTCTAACCTCAATGATATTAGTAGTCTTGAAGAAGAAAGAAGACTTTGTTACGTTGCAATTACACGTGCAAAAAAAGAACTATACTTAAGTTATTGTAAAAATAGAACATTTAATGGTTTAACAGAAAACTTTAAATCTGTTTCTCATTTCTACTATGATATGGACAAAAAATATATAGAACATGTAAATGCTAAGAAAAATACAGAAAATGTATCAGAACACATAATAGAAAACTTTAATCCTGTAAGGAATAAGAAACAAACAGTAGAGACTGCTTTTTCAACATTTAAAGTGGGACAAACTGTAAATCATTTAGCTTATGGTCGTGGGACTATAAAAAAGATTGATGATAAGAGTCTAACAATAGACTTTATTATAGGCGAAAAGAAAATTTCCCTATTACTTGCAGATAGATTTTTAAAATAG